The genomic interval CAGGGCATTTACAAGGGTAATAATATCAGCCGGCTTGATGAGTTTCAGGATATTTTCTCCCATTATTTTCCCCTTGTTTTGTCTTTCTTCATTGCAATTATGGTCTCTCCTGCTCGCACTTTGTCATTCAGCTTGACTACAAATTCATATTCCTCTGGAACTACCACATCCACGCGCGAACCAAAGCGTATCATGCCGATGCGCTCCCCTCTGTTCACACGAGTCCCCTCGCTGATATAAGAGACGATGCGCCTCGTAAGAATGCCGGCTATTTGAGTAAGCTCAAGTATTCCCTTGCCAGGATCTATCACGACATGATTTCTTTCGTTTACATACGAATCCTTGTTAAACGCAGGTATGTAACCGCCGGGTTTATAATCAATATGTGTGACTCTACCTGCAAGAGGAGCCCTGTTCACATGGACATTATGGATGTTCATGAAAATAGAGATAGTCCTGTTCTGTATAGAGATTACCCTGCCGTCAGCAGGCGAAACCGCATCATCCTCATCCCCGGGCGGAGTACGCTTGGGGTCGCGGAAGAATATGAAAAAAAAGAGAGTCAAAGCAAATCCGAGGGCGAACAAAAAAAAGAACACCATAGAAATAACACCTGAGACAGTCTTTGAAA from Candidatus Methanoperedens sp. carries:
- a CDS encoding phosphatidylserine decarboxylase is translated as MLAKGSFSWIGAMVLFTAVTGYFSKTVSGVISMVFFFLFALGFALTLFFFIFFRDPKRTPPGDEDDAVSPADGRVISIQNRTISIFMNIHNVHVNRAPLAGRVTHIDYKPGGYIPAFNKDSYVNERNHVVIDPGKGILELTQIAGILTRRIVSYISEGTRVNRGERIGMIRFGSRVDVVVPEEYEFVVKLNDKVRAGETIIAMKKDKTRGK